In one window of Streptomyces roseofulvus DNA:
- a CDS encoding polyprenyl synthetase family protein produces the protein MSVITGTRGETVPTVPPGSPAVDTADVNALLERGRTLSAPVMRAAVGRLAPPMDTVAAYHFGWIDAQGNPTDGDSGKAVRPALALLSAEAAGAAPEVGVPGAVAVELVHNFSLLHDDLMDGDEQRRHRDTVWKVFGPAQAILVGDALSALANEVLLELGTVEAGRATRRLTTANRKLIDGQAQDISYEHRERVTVEECLEMEGNKTGALLACAVSIGAVLGGADDRTADKLEEYGYHLGLAFQAVDDLLGIWGDPDATGKQTWSDLRQRKKSLPVVAALAAGGEASERLGRLLAEDAKSTEFDSFSEEDFAYRAALIEEAGGRQWTAEEARRQHAIALRALHEVDMPARVRDQLIALADFVVVRKK, from the coding sequence ATGAGTGTGATCACAGGAACCAGAGGAGAGACCGTGCCGACCGTGCCCCCGGGGTCCCCGGCCGTCGACACCGCCGACGTCAACGCCCTGCTGGAGAGGGGACGGACCCTGTCCGCCCCCGTCATGCGGGCGGCCGTCGGCCGCCTCGCGCCTCCCATGGACACCGTGGCCGCCTACCACTTCGGCTGGATCGACGCCCAGGGCAACCCCACCGACGGCGACAGCGGCAAGGCCGTGCGCCCCGCGCTCGCCCTGCTCTCCGCCGAGGCCGCCGGCGCCGCGCCCGAGGTCGGCGTCCCCGGCGCGGTCGCCGTCGAGCTCGTGCACAACTTCTCGCTGCTCCACGACGACCTGATGGACGGCGACGAGCAGCGCCGCCACCGCGACACCGTGTGGAAGGTCTTCGGCCCCGCCCAGGCGATCCTGGTCGGCGACGCGCTCTCCGCCCTCGCCAACGAGGTGCTGCTCGAACTCGGCACCGTCGAGGCCGGCCGCGCCACCCGCCGGCTGACCACGGCCAACCGGAAGCTCATCGACGGTCAGGCCCAGGACATCTCCTACGAGCACCGCGAGCGGGTCACCGTCGAGGAGTGCCTGGAGATGGAGGGCAACAAGACCGGCGCCCTCCTCGCCTGCGCCGTCTCCATCGGCGCCGTCCTCGGCGGCGCCGACGACCGCACCGCCGACAAGCTGGAGGAGTACGGCTACCACCTCGGCCTCGCCTTCCAGGCCGTCGACGACCTCCTCGGCATCTGGGGCGACCCGGACGCCACCGGCAAGCAGACCTGGAGCGACCTGCGGCAGCGCAAGAAGTCGCTGCCGGTCGTCGCCGCCCTCGCGGCCGGCGGGGAGGCGTCCGAGCGACTCGGCCGGCTGCTCGCCGAGGACGCCAAGTCCACCGAGTTCGACTCCTTCTCCGAGGAGGACTTCGCCTACCGCGCCGCCCTCATCGAGGAGGCCGGCGGCCGACAGTGGACCGCCGAGGAGGCCCGCCGCCAGCACGCGATCGCGCTCCGTGCCCTGCACGAGGTCGACATGCCCGCCCGGGTCCGCGACCAGCTGATCGCCCTCGCCGACTTCGTCGTCGTACGGAAGAAATGA
- the shc gene encoding squalene--hopene cyclase: MTATTDGNAGALGPLAPAARTTPRHRTTPADGPAAAPGLLEEAAALAARMATDHLLARQDPEGWWKGDLETNVTMDAEDLLLRRFLGILDPDTLAAAARHIRSRQYEDGTWPTFHGGPGDLSATVEAYVALRLAGDRPEAAHMARAASWVRARGGIAGARVFTRIWLALFGWWRWEDLPELPPELIFLPSWFPLNIYDFGCWARQTIVPLTIVSAHRPVRPAPFPLDELHTDPNRPAPPRPLAPLTGWDGLFQRLDKALHVYHRFALRGLRRAAMNAASRWIVERQENDGCWGGIQPPAVYSVIALHLLGYDLEHPVMRAGLESLDRFAVWREEPEGPVRMIEACQSPVWDTCLATIALADAGLPADHPALVKAADWMLGEEITKAGDWAVRRPGLPPGGWAFEFHNDNYPDIDDTAEVILALRRVRHPDPARVNAAVDRAARWTAGMQSGNGAWAAFDADNTGVLPNKLPFCDFGEVIDPPSADVTAHVVEMLAHEGRTDDPRTRRGIDWLLAEQDPNGAWFGRWGVNYVYGTGSVLPALAAAGIPASHPAVRRAVAWLASVQNQDGGWGEDLRSYDDRSWIGRGTSTASQTAWALIALLAAGERESETVRRGVAWLTETQREDGSWDEPYFTGTGFPWDFSINYHLYRQVFPLTALGRYLYGEPTLHREG, from the coding sequence ATGACAGCGACGACCGACGGAAACGCCGGGGCCCTCGGTCCCCTCGCGCCCGCGGCCCGCACGACACCACGACACCGCACCACCCCCGCGGACGGCCCCGCCGCCGCCCCGGGGCTCCTGGAGGAGGCCGCCGCCCTCGCGGCCCGCATGGCCACCGACCACCTCCTCGCCCGCCAGGACCCCGAGGGCTGGTGGAAGGGCGACCTGGAGACCAACGTCACCATGGACGCCGAGGACCTCCTGCTCCGCCGGTTCCTCGGCATCCTCGACCCGGACACCCTCGCCGCGGCCGCCCGCCACATCCGGAGCCGGCAGTACGAGGACGGCACCTGGCCCACGTTCCACGGCGGCCCCGGCGACCTGTCCGCCACCGTCGAGGCGTACGTCGCCCTCCGGCTCGCCGGGGACCGGCCCGAGGCCGCGCACATGGCCCGCGCCGCCTCCTGGGTCCGGGCCCGCGGCGGCATCGCCGGCGCCCGCGTCTTCACCCGCATCTGGCTGGCCCTCTTCGGCTGGTGGCGCTGGGAGGACCTGCCCGAGCTGCCGCCCGAGCTGATCTTCCTGCCGTCCTGGTTCCCGCTGAACATCTACGACTTCGGCTGCTGGGCCCGGCAGACCATCGTGCCGCTCACCATCGTCTCCGCGCACCGCCCGGTCCGCCCCGCGCCCTTCCCCCTCGACGAGCTGCACACCGACCCGAACCGGCCTGCGCCGCCGCGCCCGCTCGCCCCGCTCACCGGCTGGGACGGCCTCTTCCAGCGCCTCGACAAGGCCCTGCACGTCTACCACCGCTTCGCCCTCCGCGGGCTGCGCAGGGCGGCCATGAACGCCGCCTCCCGCTGGATCGTCGAACGGCAGGAGAACGACGGCTGCTGGGGCGGCATCCAGCCGCCGGCCGTCTACTCGGTCATCGCCCTCCATCTGCTCGGCTACGACCTGGAACACCCGGTCATGCGGGCCGGCCTGGAGTCCCTGGACCGGTTCGCCGTCTGGCGCGAGGAGCCCGAGGGCCCGGTCCGCATGATCGAGGCCTGCCAGTCGCCCGTCTGGGACACCTGCCTCGCCACCATCGCCCTCGCCGACGCCGGCCTGCCCGCCGACCACCCGGCCCTCGTCAAGGCCGCGGACTGGATGCTCGGCGAGGAGATCACCAAGGCCGGCGACTGGGCCGTGCGCCGGCCCGGACTGCCACCCGGCGGCTGGGCGTTCGAGTTCCACAACGACAACTACCCCGACATCGACGACACCGCCGAGGTGATCCTCGCCCTGCGCCGGGTCCGCCACCCCGACCCCGCCCGGGTGAACGCCGCCGTCGACCGGGCCGCGCGCTGGACCGCCGGGATGCAGTCCGGCAACGGCGCCTGGGCCGCCTTCGACGCCGACAACACCGGCGTCCTGCCGAACAAGCTGCCCTTCTGCGACTTCGGCGAGGTCATCGACCCGCCCTCCGCCGACGTCACCGCCCACGTGGTGGAGATGCTGGCCCACGAGGGCCGGACCGACGACCCCCGCACCCGCCGGGGCATCGACTGGCTGCTCGCCGAACAGGACCCCAACGGCGCCTGGTTCGGCCGCTGGGGCGTCAACTACGTCTACGGCACCGGCTCGGTGCTCCCCGCCCTCGCCGCCGCCGGGATCCCCGCCTCCCACCCGGCGGTCCGCCGGGCCGTCGCCTGGCTCGCCTCCGTCCAGAACCAGGACGGCGGCTGGGGCGAGGACCTGCGCTCGTACGACGACCGGTCCTGGATCGGCCGCGGCACCTCCACCGCCTCGCAGACCGCCTGGGCCCTCATCGCCCTGCTGGCCGCCGGCGAGCGCGAGTCGGAGACCGTCCGCCGGGGCGTCGCCTGGCTGACGGAGACGCAGCGGGAGGACGGCTCCTGGGACGAGCCGTACTTCACCGGCACCGGCTTCCCCTGGGACTTCTCCATCAACTACCACCTCTACCGGCAGGTCTTCCCGCTCACCGCGCTCGGCCGGTACCTGTACGGCGAGCCCACGCTCCACCGGGAAGGGTGA
- a CDS encoding 1-hydroxy-2-methyl-2-butenyl 4-diphosphate reductase has translation MDRPPGEPGTGVPPLLVACALGIERFALRGGRDGAPGPVRVVRTGMGPAHAARGVSQALGRSGWDGAAVIASGFCAGLAPGMHPGDLVVAEETRGPGGATVCDGTDLLVRALTRALPRRTVHTGPLTGSDHVVRGPERAALAAGGAIAVDMESAATLRTARAAGPRPVAAVRVVVDAPEHELVRIGTVRGGISAFRVLRAVLPAFFEWHRSLLLPRR, from the coding sequence ATGGACCGCCCGCCCGGGGAACCGGGCACCGGCGTGCCGCCGCTGCTCGTCGCCTGCGCGCTGGGCATCGAGCGGTTCGCCCTGCGCGGCGGCCGGGACGGGGCGCCCGGCCCGGTCCGGGTGGTCCGCACCGGCATGGGCCCCGCCCACGCCGCCCGCGGGGTGTCCCAGGCCCTCGGCCGCTCCGGCTGGGACGGGGCCGCCGTCATCGCCTCCGGCTTCTGCGCCGGGCTCGCCCCCGGGATGCACCCCGGCGACCTGGTCGTCGCCGAGGAGACCCGCGGCCCCGGCGGCGCCACCGTCTGCGACGGCACCGACCTCCTCGTGCGGGCCCTCACCCGGGCGCTGCCCCGACGGACCGTGCACACCGGCCCGCTCACCGGCTCCGACCACGTGGTGCGGGGCCCCGAGCGGGCCGCGCTGGCCGCCGGCGGGGCGATCGCCGTCGACATGGAGTCCGCCGCCACCCTGCGTACCGCACGGGCCGCCGGACCCCGCCCCGTTGCCGCCGTACGGGTGGTCGTGGACGCCCCCGAGCACGAACTGGTCCGGATCGGCACGGTACGCGGGGGAATATCGGCCTTCCGCGTCCTCCGTGCCGTCCTTCCCGCTTTCTTCGAATGGCACCGTTCTCTGCTGCTCCCCAGGAGGTGA
- the hpnH gene encoding adenosyl-hopene transferase HpnH: protein MAMPLRQSVRVGTYLFEQKLRKRDKFPLIVELEPLYACNLKCEGCGKIQHPAGVLKQRMPVAQAVGAVLESGAPMVSIAGGEPLMHPQIHEIVRQLVARRKYVFLCTNAMLLRKKLADFTPSPYFAFAVHIDGLRERHDESVAKEGVFDEAVAAIKEAKRRGFRVTTNSTFFNTDTPQTVIEVLNFLNDDLQVDEMMISPAYAYEKAPDQEHFLGVEQTRELFRKAFAGGNRRRWRLNHSPLFLDFLEGKADFPCTAWAIPNYSLFGWQRPCYLMSDGYVPTYRELVEETDWDKYGRGKDPRCANCMAHCGYEPTAVLATMGSLKESLRAVRETVQGS, encoded by the coding sequence ATGGCCATGCCGCTCCGTCAGTCCGTCCGGGTCGGGACCTATCTCTTCGAACAGAAGCTCCGCAAGAGGGACAAGTTCCCCCTCATCGTCGAGCTGGAGCCGCTCTACGCCTGCAACCTCAAGTGCGAGGGCTGCGGCAAGATCCAGCACCCGGCCGGCGTCCTCAAGCAGCGCATGCCGGTCGCCCAGGCGGTCGGCGCCGTCCTGGAGTCCGGCGCCCCGATGGTCTCCATCGCAGGCGGCGAACCCCTGATGCACCCCCAGATCCACGAGATCGTGCGCCAGCTGGTCGCCCGTCGGAAATACGTCTTCCTCTGCACCAACGCGATGCTGCTGCGCAAGAAGCTCGCCGATTTCACCCCGTCCCCCTACTTCGCCTTCGCCGTCCACATCGACGGACTGCGTGAACGCCACGACGAATCAGTGGCGAAGGAAGGCGTGTTCGACGAGGCCGTGGCGGCGATCAAGGAAGCCAAGCGGCGCGGATTCCGGGTCACCACCAATTCGACCTTCTTCAACACCGACACCCCGCAGACCGTCATCGAGGTGCTGAATTTCCTCAACGACGACCTCCAGGTCGACGAAATGATGATCTCGCCCGCCTACGCCTACGAGAAGGCGCCCGACCAGGAACACTTCCTCGGCGTCGAGCAGACCCGGGAACTGTTCCGGAAAGCCTTCGCCGGCGGCAACCGGCGCCGCTGGCGGCTCAACCACTCGCCGCTCTTCCTCGACTTCCTCGAAGGAAAGGCCGACTTCCCCTGCACCGCCTGGGCGATCCCCAACTACTCCCTCTTCGGGTGGCAGCGCCCCTGCTATCTGATGAGCGACGGCTACGTCCCCACCTACCGCGAGCTGGTCGAGGAGACCGACTGGGACAAGTACGGCCGCGGCAAGGACCCGCGCTGCGCCAACTGCATGGCGCACTGCGGCTACGAACCGACCGCCGTGCTCGCCACCATGGGCTCGCTCAAGGAGTCGCTGCGGGCGGTCCGCGAGACCGTCCAGGGGAGCTGA
- a CDS encoding aspartate aminotransferase family protein: protein MTDGFDLRALLAERGGERYGLHARYLNPQLPRMLHTIGFDKVYERAAGAHFWDAEGNDHLDMLAGFGVMGLGRHHPVVRKALHDVLDADLPDLTRFDCPPLPGLLAERLLAHSPHLDRVFFGNSGTEAVETALKFARYATGRPRIVYCEHAFHGLTTGALSVNGEQGFRAGFDPLLPDTPIALGDLDALERELRGGDVAAFVVEPIQGKGVQEAPPGFLAAAQELLRRHGALLIADEVQTGLGRTGDFYAYQHEDGVEPDLVCVAKALSGGYVPVGATLGRDWIFKKVYSSMDRVLVHSASFGSNAQAMAAGLAVLSVMESEGTVAHVRRVGGLLKSRLEELVPRYELLHAVRGRGLMIGIEFGRPSSLGLRGRWAMLQTARKGLFAQMVVVPLLQRHRILTQVSGDHLEVIKLIPPLVIDEADVDRFVTAFTAVMEDAHGGGGLLWDFGKTLVKQAVAQR, encoded by the coding sequence ATGACCGACGGGTTCGACCTGCGGGCACTGCTCGCCGAACGCGGCGGCGAGCGGTACGGGCTGCACGCCCGGTACCTCAACCCGCAGCTGCCGCGGATGCTGCACACCATCGGCTTCGACAAGGTCTACGAGCGGGCCGCCGGCGCCCACTTCTGGGACGCCGAGGGCAACGACCACCTCGACATGCTCGCCGGCTTCGGCGTCATGGGCCTCGGCCGGCACCACCCCGTCGTCCGCAAGGCCCTGCACGACGTCCTCGACGCGGACCTCCCCGACCTCACCCGCTTCGACTGCCCGCCGCTGCCCGGACTGCTCGCCGAGCGGCTGCTCGCCCACAGCCCCCACCTCGACCGGGTCTTCTTCGGCAACAGCGGCACCGAGGCCGTCGAGACCGCCCTGAAGTTCGCCCGGTACGCCACCGGCCGGCCCAGGATCGTCTACTGCGAGCACGCCTTCCACGGGCTCACCACCGGCGCCCTCTCGGTCAACGGCGAACAGGGCTTCCGGGCGGGCTTCGACCCGCTGCTCCCGGACACCCCGATCGCGCTCGGCGACCTCGACGCCCTGGAGCGCGAGCTCCGCGGGGGCGACGTGGCCGCCTTCGTGGTCGAGCCGATCCAGGGCAAGGGCGTCCAGGAGGCCCCGCCGGGCTTCCTCGCCGCCGCCCAGGAGCTGCTGCGCCGGCACGGGGCGCTGCTGATCGCCGACGAGGTGCAGACCGGCCTGGGCCGGACCGGGGACTTCTACGCGTACCAGCACGAGGACGGGGTCGAGCCGGACCTGGTCTGCGTGGCGAAGGCGCTCTCCGGCGGGTACGTGCCGGTCGGCGCCACGCTGGGCAGGGACTGGATCTTCAAGAAGGTCTACTCGTCCATGGACCGGGTCCTGGTCCACTCGGCCAGCTTCGGCTCCAACGCCCAGGCGATGGCGGCCGGGCTCGCGGTGCTCTCGGTGATGGAGTCCGAGGGGACGGTCGCGCACGTGCGGCGGGTCGGCGGGCTGCTGAAGAGCCGCCTGGAGGAGCTGGTGCCCCGGTACGAGCTGCTGCACGCGGTGCGCGGCCGGGGTCTGATGATCGGGATCGAGTTCGGCCGGCCGAGCTCGCTGGGGCTGCGCGGCCGGTGGGCGATGCTCCAGACGGCCCGGAAGGGGCTCTTCGCGCAGATGGTGGTGGTGCCGCTGCTCCAGCGGCACCGGATCCTCACCCAGGTCTCCGGCGACCATCTGGAGGTGATCAAGCTGATCCCGCCGCTGGTGATCGACGAGGCGGACGTGGACCGCTTCGTCACCGCCTTCACGGCGGTCATGGAGGACGCCCACGGTGGCGGGGGGCTGCTCTGGGACTTCGGGAAGACGCTGGTCAAGCAGGCGGTCGCGCAGCGCTGA
- a CDS encoding helix-turn-helix domain-containing protein produces the protein MDHVPRGPAPETAAPDLVPDVAPQLRALRRRRGLTLEAAAQRAGLSPAHLSRLETGNRQPSLPMLLALARIYGTTVAELLGETPPERDPVIRAGRSEPVEADGWVYRQAGGAGRAMQCLRVHVPYATRADIVRVHPGEEWLHVLDGQVRLALGETVHLLDPGDSAHFDSLTPHRIGAAGRAGAEVLFVHTLLQSPAAELCLGGGAPHPV, from the coding sequence ATGGACCACGTCCCCCGGGGCCCCGCCCCGGAAACCGCCGCCCCCGATCTGGTGCCCGACGTCGCCCCGCAGCTGCGGGCCCTGCGCCGGCGCCGGGGGCTCACCCTGGAGGCCGCCGCCCAGCGGGCCGGACTCTCCCCGGCCCACCTCTCGCGGCTCGAGACCGGGAACCGGCAACCCTCGCTGCCGATGCTGCTGGCCCTCGCCCGTATCTACGGTACGACGGTCGCCGAGCTGCTGGGGGAGACCCCGCCCGAGCGCGACCCGGTGATCCGGGCCGGCCGCTCGGAGCCGGTCGAGGCCGACGGCTGGGTCTACCGGCAGGCCGGCGGCGCCGGCCGGGCGATGCAGTGCCTGCGCGTCCACGTGCCGTACGCCACCCGCGCCGACATCGTGCGCGTGCACCCCGGCGAGGAGTGGCTGCACGTCCTCGACGGGCAGGTCCGGCTCGCGCTCGGCGAGACCGTGCACCTGCTCGATCCCGGGGACAGCGCGCACTTCGACTCGCTCACCCCGCACCGGATCGGCGCGGCCGGCCGCGCCGGCGCCGAGGTGCTCTTCGTCCACACCCTGCTGCAGAGCCCCGCCGCCGAGCTGTGCCTGGGCGGCGGCGCCCCGCATCCCGTCTGA
- a CDS encoding DUF6126 family protein, with protein sequence MSDKSVHSAPVTGEERGEGKFPKGLVLRLFAYLIAGHLFAGFLYLLFMLGGQNQ encoded by the coding sequence ATGTCCGACAAGTCAGTGCATTCCGCCCCGGTCACCGGCGAGGAGCGCGGGGAGGGCAAGTTCCCCAAGGGGCTGGTGCTCCGCCTCTTCGCGTACCTGATCGCCGGTCACCTCTTCGCCGGCTTCCTCTACCTGCTCTTCATGCTCGGCGGGCAGAACCAGTAG
- a CDS encoding tyrosine-protein phosphatase, with the protein MTQQLPQVQSPLEPGEPELAEVRNFRDVGGLPTTDGRTVRPGALFRSGHLADATESDAAFLAGLGLHTVFDFRNAADAKVEGPDVELPGVRNVNIPLSDPADGKEFWRMVREGDLDTLRGLLGDGKAAERMRSSYRRMIVERTAEHSRVLHALAEDSVPALMHCAAGKDRAGLSIAITLLALGVERAAIEADYVKSDAPHRRYKVRRSSTARDAMAPEVMELLSPLFDARVEYLRAAFETIDATWGSVDVYLAEGLKLAPETRERLRERFLTEA; encoded by the coding sequence GTGACGCAGCAGCTGCCGCAGGTCCAGTCGCCCCTCGAACCCGGCGAGCCCGAGCTCGCGGAGGTCCGCAACTTCCGGGACGTGGGCGGCCTGCCGACGACGGACGGACGCACCGTCCGCCCCGGCGCCCTGTTCCGCAGCGGCCACCTCGCCGACGCCACCGAGTCCGACGCGGCCTTCCTGGCCGGCCTCGGCCTGCACACCGTCTTCGACTTCCGCAACGCCGCCGACGCCAAGGTGGAGGGGCCCGACGTCGAGCTCCCGGGCGTGCGGAACGTGAACATACCGCTGAGCGACCCGGCCGACGGCAAGGAGTTCTGGCGGATGGTCCGGGAGGGCGACCTCGACACGCTGCGCGGCCTGCTGGGCGACGGCAAGGCGGCGGAGCGGATGCGGAGCTCGTACCGCCGGATGATCGTGGAGCGGACCGCCGAGCACAGCCGGGTGCTGCACGCCCTCGCCGAGGACTCGGTCCCGGCCCTGATGCACTGCGCGGCCGGCAAGGACCGCGCCGGGCTCTCGATCGCGATCACCCTGCTCGCGCTGGGCGTGGAGCGCGCGGCCATCGAGGCCGACTACGTGAAGTCCGACGCCCCGCACCGCCGCTACAAGGTGCGCCGCAGCTCCACCGCCCGGGACGCGATGGCGCCCGAGGTGATGGAGCTGCTGAGCCCGCTCTTCGACGCGCGGGTGGAATACCTGCGGGCCGCCTTCGAGACGATCGACGCGACCTGGGGTTCCGTGGACGTCTACCTCGCGGAGGGCCTGAAGCTGGCGCCCGAGACCCGCGAGCGGCTGCGGGAGCGGTTCCTCACGGAGGCGTGA